The sequence GACGGCGGCGGAACCGGCCGCGCTGGTGGTGCACGCCAGCGGACTGCTGGAGTTGTTGTGCGGGCTGTTCGAGTCGCTGTGGCGGGAGGCGCTGCCGCTGCGACTCGGCGCGTCGGGGGTGCCCGAGGAGCAGCCCGCCGGTCCGGACGGCACCGATCTAGAGGTGCTGTCGCTGCTGCTGGCCGGGCTGACCGACGCGAGCGTGGCCAAGCAGCTCGACCTGGGCCTGCGCACCGTGCAGCGCCGGGTGCGGCGGCTGATGGAGCTGGCCGGCGTCACGACCCGGCTGCAGCTGGGCTGGCACGCGTACGAGCGGGGCTGGGTGACCCGGTCGTAGGCCGCGGCCGGGCCGGTCACCGGCCTGCCGTACGGATGCTTCTCCGGCACTCTGGGCAGATGGGAGTGTCGGAACTCCTGCTGGTCGGCGTGGTCATCGTGCTGGGCCTGTGCGGGGTGCTGGTGCCCGGGGTGCCCGGGTCGTGGCTGGTGTGGGCCGCGGTGCTGTGGTGGGCGCTGACGGATCCGCAGCCGGTGGCCTGGGGTGTGCTGGTGGGCGCCACCGGGGTGCTGCTGCTGTCGTTGGCGGGGCGCTGGGCGCTGCCGCCGCGCCGGCTGCGGCAGAGCGGCGCCACGCCCCGGATGGCGGCGTACGCGGGCGCCGGGGCCCTCCTCGGTTTCGTGCTGCTGCCGGTGCTGGGCGCGCTGCCGGGCTTCATGGGCGGGATCTACCTGTACGAGCGGCTGCGTCTGGGCCGCCACGGCGAGGCGATG comes from Streptomyces sp. FXJ1.172 and encodes:
- a CDS encoding DUF456 domain-containing protein gives rise to the protein MGVSELLLVGVVIVLGLCGVLVPGVPGSWLVWAAVLWWALTDPQPVAWGVLVGATGVLLLSLAGRWALPPRRLRQSGATPRMAAYAGAGALLGFVLLPVLGALPGFMGGIYLYERLRLGRHGEAMAGLRTAMRSGGSSVLAELFACLLIAGAWLGAVLWG